The DNA segment TTCCTCTTGCTCTCGTTTCGAAGGTCCACCTTCGGAACGCACGCTGGGAAGCTCTAGCTTCCCAAATGCATTCCCAAGCAGGAGCTTGGGAATGAGTTAAAGAGGAAAAGAAATACAACCTCCTATTAACTCAAAGCTTCAGTCATTATAGATCCCGGATCAAGCCTGCCTGTCGGCAGACAGGTGCGGGATGACCATTTAGGTTAAAGGGCAGAAAGAGTTTTGGTCTTTCGTTGATCCTTCGCAAGTATGCTCAGGATGACCAATAAGCTCTACCTTCCAGCAACCCTCTTTCTTAGCGTCATTTCGGCTTCGTAGTCTTTTCCATCGCGGTGAAGTTGTATCACCATGTTATCTCCCTCTTCATATTCACGCATAAGCGCCCACGCATACATTTCACTACTTACTCTCTCTTCCCCAATTCGGATAATTATATCTCCGGGCATGATACCACATTCATACGCAGGTCCGTCTTTATTCACAGTAGTAACTAAAAGTCCTGGCACGGGAGGCAAGCCATACTGGTACACCAAAGATCGGGTCATCGGGGTGAATTCAAGACCGGGATCAAAATCCAGGGAAACCGAACCTGATTCTTTAAGCTGATCAATAATCTTAATTACCCGGTCGCTTGGGATAGCAAAACCAAGTCCTACAAATCCATTGCTGGTTCCGCCTGTGAAGATGAAGGTATTCACCCCAATTACTTCGCCGTCACTATTTACCAGTGGCCCACCGGAATTCCCTCTGTTAATGGAAGCATCTGTTTGGATCATATCCATATATACGCGGTGGTCATTGGGATCGGGTTTAAAATCACGTTTGGTGGCACTTACCACGCCAACCGTTACTGAAGGCTGTCCATCGGCAAACAACCCAAATGGATTTCCCATTGCTATGGCCCATTCACCAACCAATACCTGATCGGATTCGGCGAATTTAACATGAGGGAAATCTTCCCGATCACTGATAATCTTTAACAGAGCCAGGTCAGCTAATTCATCAGCGCCGAGTACTTCGGCATCATATACCTCTCCATCCGCAAGCGATACCTTTACCGTTTTGGCCGACTCACTGGCCACATGCTGATTAGTTACTACCAACCCATCATTACTGATGATAAAGCCAGAGCCCATACTTTCCACCTCACGCTGAACTGGGCGAGAGAAAAAGAAAGAGAAAAAGGGATCTGCATTGCGATCGTATCCGGTTTGAAGTTCCGTTACCGTGATACTAACAATTGCCGGACTAGCTTTCTCAACCGCATTGGTGATCGCATTCCTTCTGGTATCCGAAATTAATTCTATTTGCCGTTCCTTCTCTTCAACCACATCAACGGGACTAGTTACGGCCGAAGAGGGTGTACCGCTTATCGAAGTTGCAATCGTATCACTTACCTCAAGGTTAGGCTTGGTGCAAAATGAAGTAGTAAGTAAGAGAGAAAAAAGAATAGTAGCGGTTTGCTTCATACACTATAGGTTGGTTTCAATTGTTCTTCTCCAATGCTGATTACGTCTTTAATAGCTTGCTCCAACGGGCCTTTATGCCATCCGGCTGCGGCTTTTTTATGTCCGCCTCCCTGAAACTGTCTGGCCCAGATATTTACATCAATTTCGCTTCTTGATCTTAAACTCAATTTTATCCGATCTCCATCTTCTCTAAACAATGCGCAAGCTTTTACTCCGGAAATACTCAGAGGATAGGCAACAAAGCCTTCGGTATCCTCTTTGGTAGTTCCGGTTTCCTCAAACATCTCCTGGGTAACGCAGATAATGGCAATTTGTTGGTCAGCAAATAGAGTAATTGTTTCGAGTGCTTTACTAAGCAAGTGCTGCTGCCCCAGGGTCCGGGCGGAATAGATGTTCTCCACTACTTTATTTGGGGAAAACTTCCCGCGTTCGAGTAAATCAGCTGCAGCTTTAAGGGTATTTGGACTCACACTATCAAACTGGAAAGAACCTGTATCAGTTACTATTCCGGTATATAATGCTTTAGCAACCGCTTCATCAATCTGATCCGGGTTGTGTTCAGCAAAAAGCTGGTACACTAATTCACATGTTGAGGAATAATCGGTGCGACTAATCCCCACTTTATAAATATCATCCGGCTGCGGATGGTGATCGATCATATAGATAGGCTTACCTAAATCAGCTATTTGTTCAGCTACAGAGCCAAATCGATGCAAAGCATTTCCATCTACCACTACAAAAGCATCAAAACCCGAAAGATCCTCTGAAGAAGGCTTTACTACCGGAAAAAATTCAAATAACCAGGCCAGGTTATCTCCGGGAGAGTCTTCGTTAAAGGCGACAGTTTCCACTCCGTTTTTTTGCAGCCACAAGCATAATCCGATTTGGGATCCTAAACAGTCTCCATCTGGGCGTATGTGCGAAAATACAGCGACCCTTTTATGGGATAAGATGTTTGATATAAATTCTGAATACATAATTACCAGACGAAAATAGAACTATCCATCCAGCAATGCTATGGTAACGTGGATAGATATTATAATGCTATTAAATTATTACACATACTCTCATTCTTTAATCACTTAGGGTACTGCAACGCGTTTTGGTTAATGGTTATTGGTAAGGCGGCTCACCGATAACCATTAACGAATAACTAATAATATGGTGCGTTCAATTTGTTGAAAATGCCTTCGTTGATGGGCTTCCATAATGGCAAAACAGCTACTCAGGTTCATTTTGATAATCGGGTAAATCGGATTGTTTAGCTTCACTTTTGATAAATCAATCTGATGTTCCTCTGCTATTTCAATCAACGTAAGAAACCGATCTTGTAACGCATTAAAGTCGGAAAGCAGCGCTGTTTTTTCTAACTCTTCTATCTGTACAGGTTCAAAAGAGGGCAATGTTTTAATTCTTCTTCGGAATTCAGGGCTAACCGATTTGATAAAGAGGCGTAGGTGCCAGGCATGTTTATATTCTCCGGATACTTTTGGATATCTATCTAATCCTCCTTCCAGCTTCGGCTCCATTACAGCAAGGTATTCCTCCCCCGATTTAAGCAGGTGACTGATTACTTCTCCCACGCACCAGGCGTCAGGATTCGGCCGGGTAGAAAACTGGATATCGTCCAAATGATCAACCAGAGAAGCGAGTGTTGATTTAGCCCTTGTGAAACCTTCCCGGTAAAACTCGTTGGTGTACATAACTCTATACTTTTGATGAAAAATATTGCCGATACAAATAGCCTGCAATTATGAACATTTTATGAACTAAAACTACAGGGAGTAGAAAATTTTCTGCGTTTTCATTCGGTGGGCTTCGTTCAAAAACGTATATTCCAGATTCGCAATTTGCAGGAAATTAGTTCATGGCATCCACTAAAAACGGAACTCCAACATCTTCAAAAATCGATAAGGGCAGGCCTATTATTGTTAAAGGGGCGAGAACTCATAACCTTAAGAATATTGATGTAGAAATTCCCCGCAATAAACTAACCGTAGTTACCGGTGTATCCGGTTCCGGGAAATCCAGCCTCGCCTTCGATACCATTTATGCGGAAGGACAGCGCCGTTATGTGGAAAGCCTTTCGAGTTATGCGCGCCAGTTTTTGGAACGCATGGATAAACCGGATGTGGATTTTATGCAAGGCATCTCGCCTGCCATGGCCATCCAGCAGAAAACAACCAGTAGCAACCCCAGGTCAACGGTGGGGACCACCACAGAAATTTATGATTACTTAAGGTTGTTGTTTGCGAGAATCGGCGTTACCTATTCTCCCATTTCCGGAAAGCGGGTGAAAAAGGATTCACCCCGAACTGCTATTGCTGAGCTATTTGAAACCCAGGAAGAGGGGGCTCGATTCTACGTACTCTTCCCTATCCCAAAAAGGGATAAAAAGAAAATCTCTGATGAGCTTAGGGTACTAAAAGAAAAAGGACTTGCCCGCCTGCTTCGTTTAGAGGATGAGCAAGTATTGGATCTGACTCAGGAAGAGCCCGAGCTCAAAAAATTCAAACCAGATGCCTATCGGGTCTTGGTAGACCGGCTGGTTGTAAAAGACGATGAAGCAACAATTACCAGAATAGCCGATTCACTTGAAACAGCGTTTAGGGAAGGAGCTGGACGATGTAGCATAAAAATCAGGAATGGAGATGAGCTACCCTTTAGTGAGCGGTTCGAGCTGGATGGAATGGAATTTACCGAGCCAACTCCGCAGATGTTTTCATTCAACAATCCTTTCGGGGCCTGCCCGAAGTGTGAGGGCTTTGGTAAGGTTACCGGAATTGATGAAGACCTGGTGATTCCCGACCATGATAAAACGCTTCGAAATAATGCTATTTCACCTTTCGATTCTCCCAAATTCAGCGCACATCTCAAGGATCTGGTACGGGTGGCATCCAGGGAAAAATTTTCGATTGATACCCCTTACTCGGAACTTCCTAAAGAAGTTAAAAATATTGTTTGGAGAGGGAAGGATGAGTACATCGGTATCTGGAAGTTCTTTGACCAGGTAAAATCTCAAAACTACAAAGTGCACATGCGAGTGCTTTATTCCCGATACAGGGGCTATAGCCGCTGTCCTGAATGTGAAGGGTATCGCATAAGAAAAGACGCTCAATATGTGAAGGTGGGTAATATGCATGCCGGGGAAGTATCAGAACTGACCATTGGTCATGCCCGGGAATATTTTGATAAGCTGGAACTCAGTGATTTCGAGAAGGAAGTAGCAGGCCAAATTCTATTTGAAATAAGAAAACGCCTTAAGTATTTGGATGAGGTCGGCCTGGATTACCTCACCCTGGATCGGCTTGCAAACACCTTAAGTGGTGGAGAGTCCCAACGAATAAGCCTGGCTAATGCTCTGGGTAGTTCACTAATTGGCAGTATGTATGTGCTTGATGAGCCAACGATTGGGCTTCACCCTAGAGATAATGACCGCCTGATTCAGATACTTGAATCCTTAAGAGATATTGGCAATACGGTATTGGTTGTGGAGCACGATCCGGAGATGATGAAAGCTGCTGATAATATCATAGATATAGGGCCTTTTGCAGGAGTACATGGTGGCGAAGTTGTATATGCAGGGGATTTCCCAAAGCTGCTTGAAGCCGATACCCTGACGGGAAAATTCCTCAGTGGAAGAAAGAATATTGAGCTGCCCAAAAAACGACGAAAAGGAAATGGACGATCTATCCATTTGGAAGGAGCCAGTGAACACAATCTCAAAAATATTGATGTCGAATTTCCACTTGGGTTGTTATTGGTGGTAACCGGGGTTTCCGGTTCGGGAAAATCCACCCTGGTACATGATACCTTATATGGTGGCATTCGCAAACATATTGGCTCCTACAATCAGAAAGTTGGGCGATTCAGAAATATCTCCGGGCTTAGTACAGTTCATAATGTAGAGATGGTAGACCAAAGCCCTATCGGTCGTTCATCCCGCTCAAACCCGGCCACCTATACAAAAGCATTTGATGGGATCAGGGATGTGTTTGCCGCAACGCGCCAAGCTAAGATTATGGGATACACTCCCGGTCATTTCTCATTTAATGTTCCGGGAGGACGATGTGAGACTTGTCAGGGTGAAGGGGTTCAGAAAATTGAAATGCAGTTCATGGCCGATATTGAACTCACTTGCGAGGTATGTAATGGAACCCGCTTTAGAAAGGATATTCTGAATGTTAAATACAGGGGGCAAAGCATCCATGAAGTTCTGGACATGCCTATTTCAGAAGCTATCGACTTTTTCGTAGATGAAAAGAATATCATCAATAAGCTTACTCCGCTTGAAAAAGTAGGACTTGGTTATCTGAAACTGGGGCAAAGTGCTACCACCCTGTCAGGAGGTGAAGCTCAGCGGGTTAAACTGGCGCGTTTCCTTACCAAGTCCAGCTCCGAACATACCGTTTATTTTTTCGATGAACCTACCACTGGTCTGCATTTTGAAGATGTAGCCAAGTTACTGGATGCCTTCAATGAACTTGTTAATTCCGGGCATTCGGTAATCATTATTGAACACAACCTGGATATTATTAAAAGTGCAGACTGGATAATTGACGTAGGGCCAGAAGGCGGTTTTGGAGGAGGACAAATAGTTACCGAAGGAACTCCGGAAGATGTTATTAAATCCACGAAAAGCCATACCGGTAAATATCTTTCTGATTATCTGAAGAGTTAATATTGATAGGGTTGGATGCTTGATGAAAAAACCCTGGAGTGGAGCTAACAGTTAGGTTAAAGTTTTAATACTCAGTCCCTTCTCTTCACAAGACTGTCTTCAATAAGAAGGTCTTTTTTTGTAATTATTATCAGATTCTAAGCTCATTCATTACTGAACACTAGTATCTTCAGCGCATGCTTACGAAATTACTGATTCTGAACTGGCGGATTTTCCTGGCTAACCTTAATCGGTTTCAGCTGCTTTTGATGATTGGTTACATCATGTTCCTTGGGATTATGATGGTAAACCTGATTGGTACCGCTATTGTGGTAGTTTGGCTTGATACTGAACCCTGGATGCAAATTCAAATGCCATGGCTTACTCCAAGGGTTTATACTTTTATCCTGCTCGTATTTTCGAATACCTATTGGGTGATGCATTTTTCGTTTACGAATCTGCGGCTTTTGAATATACAGGAGAACCGAAAGCTGCTAGGATTTGGATTCCCTCTTAAGCGCCTCGCCCGGTATCTGATGATCATTAGTTTCTGCCATCCTGTGAATATCATTTATAACTTTACCTGGTTGGTTTTCCTGATGATTCAGGTTCGTGAATTTTACCAGGTTCCCGTTGTTTTTGTGGGTGTAATCCTGAACTACGTGCTCATTTATTCCATTAAGCATCGTTTTCTGCAAATTGTTGAGCGTAGATTTATTGCAGTAGTTGCCGGATTCTTGATACTTGTATTCTCTCTGTTTCAATTAGTTGCCATATTTTCCGAAAACAAAGCTCAGATTTTTTACTCGCTGATACCCCGAATAGAAACGATAAACGGAGTACTGGAATGGTTACCTGGTGGACTTTTAATCCAGGCTTCCAGGGTAGATTATGGCATCGCCAATGCAGCAATACTATTTGTATTTCTTTCCATTTTGATAGGACTGATTTTTGTTGATCACTTCAACAAAACCTGTCAGGGACTCCTACGGCCTTCACTAAAGAAAGCGGAAGAGACATCAAGTAAACTTTGGGTTTTCCTTAAACGAGTATTTGGCAGTAATGCAGGCAAATATTATTACTATGTAATGATTCACCCATATAACCGCCTTCAAGTACTTACTCTGGCTATTATTCCCATTGTATATGTTCCTCTACTCCTGAATGTTGAATTTGAAATCGCGCAAACTATTGCTATCCCTACAATTTTGGCGGGTATCCCAGTTGCTCTCTTAGCAATGGGTATGGCAAATATGTATGGCTATGAAAACAGGGAATTGCTCCTGCATTTACAGTTTCCAATCAAACTGGAAAAGCAATTAAAAGAGCGGTTTCTGGGGGTTATTATTTTACCCCTGTTAGTGTTTTATGCCATTACTATTTTTGAACTGTTGGTGATTCCTGACATCGGTGAAGTGCTTCATATTTTCATTGCTAACACATTCATATTTCTTTGCTTCATGCTTATTTTTATCTGGAGCTCATACTATCAATACCAAAAAGCCATTTACTCCTCCTTTAGCTATAAGCACCCTATCATCCCCCAAAAAGTGACCTTTGTAATTTCATTCAGCATTTTCTTTGTTGGATACCTGGTTTTTGTGCCCCTTGATGGCTTGAATTGGTACCGTAGTACAATTATGGGCGCCGTGATCCTGATTATCGGTATCTATCTTTGGGGGCATATGGAGGTACTCGTAAATCTTTTCAAAAAAAGAATATTGAACCGTATTTGGAGTGAACTTTAATTAGTACCTTTGTGCGCAAATAATTAAACCTGTTATGCTACCCATCCATCTGAATCTTGGCTTTAACGAAATTTACTTTTACGAGGGTATCTACTTCCTGATCTCTATTGTAATTGGAGTATACCTTGCCTTTTTGAGAGTTAAAAAATACGGGGGAAAGGTCGATCTTTTTGATGGGCTTATTACCTGGTCGATTGTTGGAGCATTAATTGGAGCGCGCCTCTCTCACTACCTTTTTTGGAACCTGGATTTATTTTTATCAGACCCTACAGTAATACTCAGTTTATCTGGAGCGGGTAATAGCATCACTGGCGGACTGGTTGGAGGAATGGTTGGAGGCTTACTTTATACTCGCCGTAAACGAATGAAT comes from the Balneola sp. genome and includes:
- a CDS encoding DinB family protein yields the protein MYTNEFYREGFTRAKSTLASLVDHLDDIQFSTRPNPDAWCVGEVISHLLKSGEEYLAVMEPKLEGGLDRYPKVSGEYKHAWHLRLFIKSVSPEFRRRIKTLPSFEPVQIEELEKTALLSDFNALQDRFLTLIEIAEEHQIDLSKVKLNNPIYPIIKMNLSSCFAIMEAHQRRHFQQIERTILLVIR
- a CDS encoding PDZ domain-containing protein, whose amino-acid sequence is MKQTATILFSLLLTTSFCTKPNLEVSDTIATSISGTPSSAVTSPVDVVEEKERQIELISDTRRNAITNAVEKASPAIVSITVTELQTGYDRNADPFFSFFFSRPVQREVESMGSGFIISNDGLVVTNQHVASESAKTVKVSLADGEVYDAEVLGADELADLALLKIISDREDFPHVKFAESDQVLVGEWAIAMGNPFGLFADGQPSVTVGVVSATKRDFKPDPNDHRVYMDMIQTDASINRGNSGGPLVNSDGEVIGVNTFIFTGGTSNGFVGLGFAIPSDRVIKIIDQLKESGSVSLDFDPGLEFTPMTRSLVYQYGLPPVPGLLVTTVNKDGPAYECGIMPGDIIIRIGEERVSSEMYAWALMREYEEGDNMVIQLHRDGKDYEAEMTLRKRVAGR
- a CDS encoding bifunctional oligoribonuclease/PAP phosphatase NrnA, coding for MYSEFISNILSHKRVAVFSHIRPDGDCLGSQIGLCLWLQKNGVETVAFNEDSPGDNLAWLFEFFPVVKPSSEDLSGFDAFVVVDGNALHRFGSVAEQIADLGKPIYMIDHHPQPDDIYKVGISRTDYSSTCELVYQLFAEHNPDQIDEAVAKALYTGIVTDTGSFQFDSVSPNTLKAAADLLERGKFSPNKVVENIYSARTLGQQHLLSKALETITLFADQQIAIICVTQEMFEETGTTKEDTEGFVAYPLSISGVKACALFREDGDRIKLSLRSRSEIDVNIWARQFQGGGHKKAAAGWHKGPLEQAIKDVISIGEEQLKPTYSV
- the uvrA gene encoding excinuclease ABC subunit UvrA, whose protein sequence is MASTKNGTPTSSKIDKGRPIIVKGARTHNLKNIDVEIPRNKLTVVTGVSGSGKSSLAFDTIYAEGQRRYVESLSSYARQFLERMDKPDVDFMQGISPAMAIQQKTTSSNPRSTVGTTTEIYDYLRLLFARIGVTYSPISGKRVKKDSPRTAIAELFETQEEGARFYVLFPIPKRDKKKISDELRVLKEKGLARLLRLEDEQVLDLTQEEPELKKFKPDAYRVLVDRLVVKDDEATITRIADSLETAFREGAGRCSIKIRNGDELPFSERFELDGMEFTEPTPQMFSFNNPFGACPKCEGFGKVTGIDEDLVIPDHDKTLRNNAISPFDSPKFSAHLKDLVRVASREKFSIDTPYSELPKEVKNIVWRGKDEYIGIWKFFDQVKSQNYKVHMRVLYSRYRGYSRCPECEGYRIRKDAQYVKVGNMHAGEVSELTIGHAREYFDKLELSDFEKEVAGQILFEIRKRLKYLDEVGLDYLTLDRLANTLSGGESQRISLANALGSSLIGSMYVLDEPTIGLHPRDNDRLIQILESLRDIGNTVLVVEHDPEMMKAADNIIDIGPFAGVHGGEVVYAGDFPKLLEADTLTGKFLSGRKNIELPKKRRKGNGRSIHLEGASEHNLKNIDVEFPLGLLLVVTGVSGSGKSTLVHDTLYGGIRKHIGSYNQKVGRFRNISGLSTVHNVEMVDQSPIGRSSRSNPATYTKAFDGIRDVFAATRQAKIMGYTPGHFSFNVPGGRCETCQGEGVQKIEMQFMADIELTCEVCNGTRFRKDILNVKYRGQSIHEVLDMPISEAIDFFVDEKNIINKLTPLEKVGLGYLKLGQSATTLSGGEAQRVKLARFLTKSSSEHTVYFFDEPTTGLHFEDVAKLLDAFNELVNSGHSVIIIEHNLDIIKSADWIIDVGPEGGFGGGQIVTEGTPEDVIKSTKSHTGKYLSDYLKS